Proteins from one Oscillatoria nigro-viridis PCC 7112 genomic window:
- a CDS encoding response regulator, giving the protein MNKPIILCVDDEPDILNTLKMQLKKEFKNDYFYELAESGDEALDLLEDFQEKAQVIVVVSDWLMPGIKGDELLIKVHQKYPTIIKVMLTGQADAAAVQRAVEEADLYCCLYKPWQSKDLIETIKSGLAKL; this is encoded by the coding sequence ATGAATAAGCCTATAATTCTTTGCGTTGATGATGAACCCGATATCTTGAATACTCTCAAGATGCAGCTAAAGAAGGAATTTAAAAATGATTACTTTTATGAATTAGCTGAAAGTGGTGATGAAGCTTTAGATTTACTGGAGGACTTTCAAGAAAAAGCTCAGGTGATTGTGGTTGTTTCTGATTGGCTGATGCCGGGAATTAAAGGTGACGAACTTTTAATTAAAGTTCACCAAAAGTATCCTACAATTATTAAAGTGATGTTGACTGGACAAGCGGATGCAGCGGCTGTTCAGCGGGCAGTAGAAGAAGCAGATTTATACTGTTGTTTGTACAAACCCTGGCAAAGCAAAGACTTAATAGAGACTATAAAATCTGGGCTGGCTAAGTTATGA
- a CDS encoding PAS domain S-box protein produces the protein MFPKPLNRLATKIIGKVPLQTVLVVPFLVQIVGTVGVVGWLSFQNGQRAVNDVAAQLRGEISDRIKDRMEHYMSIPHIVNHLNLQAIKLGQLNLEDKQKLEHHFLEQIQYFDSISIIYTGKENGEHSGAIRTKDGTLISAADSSTGNKLARYTADSQGNRVQLVQISPNIYDPRTRPWYIAAAAKKKPIWTPIYTDFLTRELAITAALPIYDDAGKLLGVAGSDLLFSRIKEFLVSLKIGKSGQTFVMERSGMLIATSTASPEFVVEGKEIRRIKASESENPVIRQTAQHLDKSYDSLAKITNSQQLTFDVDGKRNFIQVAPFKDDRGLDWLIVVVVPESDFMEQINLNTRTTFLLSLAALMGATILGILTAKWVVQPILRLNAAAKALARNEWDTKLTLNREDELGELATAFNSMAEQLQHSFNSLSESESRVKQFFNAVPLGIFIAEPNGQPHYINPTGEQLLSQGIVPADSETLRQAYRVYLAGTQEIYPAERDPILNALQGKSVTVDDIEISATDKTIPLQVWGTPIYDAQGNIIYAMCAFQDITERKQAEKVLKEYNDNLAVQVAERTADLAKAKEKFSKAFRLSPNAITLTRISDGRHIEANESFCRMMGYSHEEIIGKTAVQLNFWASLGERDRMIQMLKNKTAIHNYELRFRNKNGTERTALLSIETIDIEGEACFLSISSDITERQKAETALREAEEKYRNIYENALNGIFQTAIDGKYISANPALANIYGYDSPADLIAAQPNFNNQLYVKPNRRDEFAALMNEYGILSNFESEIYRKDGSIIWISENCRAVCDEAGNLLYYEGFIKDITDNKQAEIKMQQAKEAAEAANKAKSTFLANMSHELRSPLNAIIGFAQVMIRSKTLSPENQEDVAIILRSGEHLLALINQVLDLSKIEAGRTTINEKNFDLYQLIDDLEDMFALKAEQKGLQLIFDRDAEVPHYICTDEVKLRQVLINLLNNAIKFTSEGGVSMQVKGGRRNIHNKNSTDQLPGRYWLHFEVQDTGTGIAAEEIHQLFEAFVQTKTGKDSQEGTGLGLAISRQFVQLMGGEITVSSEIGKGAVFQFDIQVNLVEATDIESKKTQRRVVALEPNQPSYRLLIVDDKPLNRQLLVKLLSPLGFELREANNGKEAVDIFMEWEPHLIWMDMRMPVMDGYEATKQIKTTTGGQATAIVALTASVLEEERAVILSAGCDDFMRKPFREEDIFVAMGKHLGVRYIYEYPTAVSAAGVEDSSQEVLTPEAFASVSPDWIAEFKQSILSVDMEAIASSIAQIGTVNPSLAGKLQDCINNFEYDRILNIIDLSEKQ, from the coding sequence ATGTTTCCTAAACCCCTCAATCGTTTGGCTACAAAAATTATCGGCAAAGTTCCATTACAAACGGTGCTCGTGGTTCCTTTTTTAGTGCAAATTGTCGGCACGGTAGGAGTTGTAGGTTGGCTATCTTTCCAAAACGGTCAGCGGGCAGTCAACGATGTTGCCGCTCAGTTGCGGGGAGAAATTAGCGATCGCATCAAAGACCGCATGGAACATTATATGTCAATTCCCCACATTGTCAATCACCTGAACCTTCAAGCGATCAAATTGGGACAGTTGAACCTAGAAGACAAGCAAAAACTCGAACATCATTTCCTCGAGCAAATTCAATATTTTGATTCTATCAGCATCATTTACACAGGCAAAGAAAATGGAGAACATTCGGGAGCAATCCGCACTAAAGATGGGACTTTGATATCGGCTGCTGACAGCTCTACTGGCAATAAATTAGCTCGATATACTGCGGACTCTCAGGGAAACCGCGTTCAATTAGTGCAAATTTCACCCAATATTTACGACCCGCGAACTCGCCCTTGGTACATCGCTGCCGCTGCGAAAAAAAAACCTATTTGGACTCCAATTTATACAGATTTTTTGACTAGAGAACTGGCAATTACTGCTGCTTTGCCTATCTACGACGACGCTGGCAAATTGTTAGGAGTAGCTGGCAGCGATTTGCTGTTTTCCCGCATCAAAGAATTTCTCGTTAGCCTGAAAATTGGCAAATCAGGACAAACTTTTGTCATGGAGCGATCGGGGATGTTAATTGCTACTTCAACGGCGAGTCCAGAATTCGTGGTGGAAGGTAAAGAAATAAGGCGCATTAAAGCTTCAGAAAGCGAGAATCCGGTAATTCGCCAAACTGCACAGCATTTAGATAAATCCTACGATAGCTTAGCTAAAATCACTAATTCTCAACAACTTACTTTTGATGTTGATGGCAAGCGAAATTTTATTCAGGTAGCTCCTTTTAAAGACGATCGAGGGTTGGATTGGCTGATTGTAGTAGTTGTGCCAGAGTCTGACTTTATGGAGCAAATTAACCTCAACACCCGCACGACTTTTTTACTGTCGCTTGCAGCATTGATGGGGGCGACAATTCTGGGCATTCTTACTGCTAAATGGGTAGTTCAGCCGATTTTAAGATTGAATGCGGCGGCGAAAGCTTTGGCGCGGAATGAATGGGATACAAAGCTCACTCTGAATCGCGAAGATGAACTCGGAGAACTTGCCACTGCTTTTAACAGCATGGCCGAGCAATTGCAGCATTCATTTAATTCTCTGTCGGAAAGCGAAAGCCGAGTAAAACAATTTTTTAATGCAGTACCGCTAGGGATTTTTATTGCAGAACCGAACGGTCAACCTCACTACATTAATCCTACCGGAGAGCAACTTTTATCTCAAGGAATTGTACCAGCAGATTCCGAAACTTTACGTCAAGCCTACCGAGTTTATTTAGCTGGCACTCAGGAAATTTACCCGGCGGAACGCGACCCAATTTTAAATGCTTTGCAGGGTAAAAGTGTAACTGTTGATGACATTGAAATCTCTGCGACTGACAAAACTATCCCCCTGCAAGTTTGGGGAACTCCTATTTATGACGCTCAAGGAAATATTATCTACGCGATGTGCGCTTTTCAAGATATTACAGAACGCAAACAAGCGGAAAAGGTATTAAAGGAATACAACGACAATTTAGCAGTGCAAGTTGCAGAACGTACCGCCGATCTTGCCAAGGCAAAAGAAAAGTTTTCTAAAGCTTTTCGTTTAAGTCCTAATGCGATTACCCTGACTAGAATTAGCGATGGTCGCCACATAGAAGCCAATGAGAGCTTTTGTCGGATGATGGGGTACAGTCACGAAGAAATTATTGGAAAAACAGCGGTGCAGCTCAATTTTTGGGCGAGTTTGGGAGAGCGCGATCGCATGATTCAAATGTTAAAAAATAAGACGGCAATTCACAATTATGAGCTGAGGTTTCGCAATAAAAATGGTACAGAAAGAACGGCACTGCTGTCTATAGAAACCATCGATATTGAGGGAGAAGCTTGTTTTTTGTCGATTTCTAGCGATATTACCGAGCGGCAAAAAGCAGAAACTGCCCTGCGGGAAGCAGAAGAAAAGTACCGCAACATTTATGAAAATGCTTTGAATGGAATTTTTCAAACTGCTATTGACGGGAAATACATCAGCGCTAACCCCGCTTTAGCTAACATCTACGGTTACGACTCGCCTGCAGATTTAATAGCAGCACAGCCGAATTTCAATAACCAGCTTTACGTGAAACCCAACCGCCGCGACGAATTTGCAGCGCTGATGAACGAGTACGGGATACTATCAAACTTTGAATCGGAAATTTACCGCAAAGATGGCAGCATAATCTGGATTTCTGAAAATTGTCGCGCTGTCTGCGATGAAGCAGGAAATCTACTTTACTACGAAGGTTTTATTAAAGACATTACTGATAACAAACAAGCGGAAATCAAAATGCAGCAGGCGAAAGAAGCGGCCGAAGCAGCAAACAAAGCGAAGAGTACCTTTCTAGCGAATATGAGCCACGAATTGCGATCGCCCCTGAACGCGATCATCGGCTTTGCTCAAGTCATGATCCGCAGTAAAACTCTGTCTCCTGAAAATCAAGAAGATGTTGCAATTATCCTGCGGAGTGGCGAACATTTACTGGCTTTAATTAACCAAGTTTTAGACTTGTCAAAAATCGAAGCCGGACGCACGACGATTAATGAAAAAAACTTCGATTTGTACCAACTCATCGACGATTTAGAAGATATGTTTGCTCTCAAAGCTGAGCAAAAAGGTTTGCAATTAATCTTCGATAGAGACGCAGAAGTTCCCCATTACATTTGTACGGATGAAGTTAAATTGCGGCAAGTCTTAATTAATTTGCTCAATAATGCAATTAAATTTACTTCTGAAGGGGGAGTGTCGATGCAAGTCAAAGGAGGAAGGCGGAATATACATAATAAAAACAGCACTGACCAATTGCCCGGCCGCTACTGGCTGCATTTTGAAGTTCAAGATACTGGTACAGGCATTGCTGCTGAGGAAATCCATCAGTTGTTTGAAGCATTCGTGCAGACGAAAACAGGTAAAGATTCTCAAGAAGGAACTGGTTTAGGTTTAGCTATTAGCCGCCAGTTCGTGCAATTAATGGGAGGTGAAATTACGGTTAGCAGCGAGATCGGCAAGGGTGCAGTATTTCAGTTTGACATCCAAGTTAATCTGGTTGAAGCTACTGATATTGAAAGCAAAAAAACTCAACGTCGAGTTGTTGCCCTCGAACCGAATCAGCCGAGTTATCGCTTGCTAATTGTGGACGACAAACCTTTGAACCGCCAACTGTTAGTAAAACTTCTCAGTCCACTCGGATTTGAGTTGAGAGAAGCGAATAACGGTAAAGAAGCGGTTGATATTTTTATGGAGTGGGAACCGCATCTGATTTGGATGGACATGAGAATGCCCGTCATGGACGGCTACGAGGCAACGAAACAGATTAAAACTACAACTGGCGGGCAAGCAACGGCGATTGTGGCCCTAACGGCTAGCGTTTTGGAGGAAGAACGGGCGGTGATTCTTTCGGCGGGTTGCGATGATTTTATGCGGAAACCGTTCCGCGAGGAGGATATCTTTGTGGCAATGGGAAAGCATTTAGGAGTACGCTATATTTATGAATATCCAACCGCAGTAAGTGCCGCAGGTGTAGAGGATTCAAGTCAGGAGGTGCTGACACCGGAGGCTTTCGCCTCTGTTTCTCCCGACTGGATAGCCGAATTTAAGCAAAGTATTTTGAGTGTGGACATGGAGGCGATCGCCAGTTCGATCGCACAAATCGGCACTGTCAATCCCTCTCTTGCGGGCAAGCTTCAAGATTGCATTAATAATTTTGAATATGACAGAATTTTGAACATAATCGATCTCAGCGAGAAACAGTAA
- a CDS encoding response regulator: MKKPVIVCIDDEPDVLNSLKIELKKAIGDRCIIETAEGGADALELLADLQADEYEIALVLSDYIMPDIKGDELLRKIHESSPETLTIMLTGQADLEALSNAIKYAKLYRYIPKPWQNEDLKLTVVEAVHSYLQDQKLTDEIHKRQEVNEELKLVNEALSASESRLSQFLEALPVGVSVYHPDGSIAYFNQAARDLLGADTIPESTAEQLAATYQLYVANTDELYPPDNLPILRALKGESVKVDDVEIRQDGKRIAIEINTTPIFDASGNIVYAIAAFQDISDRKQAEKILADYHHTLEAQIDERTEQLQQAALAAEAANKAKSTFIANMSHELRTPLNSILGFAQIMEPSPDLTVENRENMRIIRRSGEHLLTLINEVLDLSKIEAGRMTLNPKNFDLYRLLDDLQDMFQLRVHNEELQLHFQRDADVPQYVRTDDIKLRQVLINLLSNAIKFTQTGEIILRVIKLEKSGFLDLLDSPKACFDTTRSIRDFSRTSSDFAKVECSDEAEDSTVPDFFLLFEIEDTGVGIASEELGNIFKAFVQTASGQKIQKGTGLGLKISRQFVRLMGGEIVVESQLELGTTFKFEIPVGAVYAADIPDPQLNREVSGLEPNQPCYRILIVDDREDNRQLLVKMLSPLGFGVEQATNGQEAIELWENWHPHLILMDVRMPVMDGYEATKQIKARIKQREQEQQEKEEMNLDEPESPIPKIIALTASTIEGRQAFALLVGCDDFISKPFRKTDIFDTINKHLGVKYLYSNSTDFISIGDRNNLSSSLPNAALAYLPTLPAEWIDNMKQVIRSADFDLIVRTIDEIRDPHPELAEILQGHLDNFDYQKILNLIAEAEESDNADEGGTN, from the coding sequence ATGAAAAAACCTGTGATTGTTTGTATTGATGATGAACCTGATGTTTTGAATAGTTTAAAGATTGAACTGAAAAAGGCGATCGGCGATCGGTGTATAATTGAAACCGCTGAAGGGGGGGCTGATGCTTTAGAGTTGCTGGCAGATTTGCAGGCAGATGAATACGAGATTGCTTTGGTGCTTTCCGATTATATCATGCCGGATATTAAAGGGGATGAACTGCTCAGAAAAATTCACGAAAGCTCGCCGGAGACGCTTACGATTATGCTAACGGGGCAAGCAGATTTGGAAGCCCTGAGTAATGCTATTAAGTATGCTAAATTGTACCGTTATATTCCTAAACCTTGGCAAAATGAAGACTTAAAATTAACGGTAGTAGAAGCTGTTCACAGTTATTTGCAAGATCAAAAGTTAACAGATGAAATTCATAAGCGCCAAGAAGTAAACGAGGAGTTAAAGCTAGTAAATGAGGCGCTGTCTGCGAGTGAAAGCCGCCTGAGCCAATTTTTAGAAGCTTTGCCAGTGGGGGTATCTGTTTATCATCCCGACGGCTCGATCGCCTATTTCAACCAGGCTGCGCGGGATTTGCTGGGTGCAGACACTATCCCGGAAAGCACTGCGGAACAATTAGCTGCTACTTATCAACTTTATGTTGCCAATACTGATGAGCTGTACCCGCCGGATAATCTGCCAATTTTGCGCGCACTGAAAGGAGAATCTGTCAAGGTTGACGATGTAGAAATCCGTCAAGATGGCAAAAGAATTGCGATCGAGATCAATACCACGCCGATTTTTGACGCTAGCGGAAATATTGTTTATGCGATCGCAGCTTTTCAAGATATTAGCGATCGCAAACAAGCCGAAAAAATACTAGCAGATTACCACCACACCTTAGAAGCCCAAATTGACGAACGCACAGAACAACTGCAACAAGCCGCATTAGCTGCTGAAGCAGCAAACAAAGCTAAAAGCACGTTTATTGCCAATATGAGCCACGAGTTACGCACCCCTCTCAATTCTATACTCGGCTTTGCACAAATCATGGAACCCAGCCCGGATCTTACTGTCGAAAACCGAGAAAATATGAGAATTATTCGCCGTAGTGGCGAACACTTGCTGACCTTGATCAATGAAGTCTTAGATTTGTCAAAAATCGAAGCGGGGCGGATGACACTCAACCCGAAAAACTTCGACCTCTACCGCTTGCTTGACGATTTGCAAGATATGTTTCAACTGCGGGTACATAATGAAGAATTGCAGTTGCATTTCCAGCGCGATGCTGACGTTCCTCAGTACGTGCGAACCGATGATATTAAACTGCGGCAAGTGCTGATTAATCTTCTGAGTAATGCGATTAAGTTTACCCAAACAGGCGAAATCATCTTAAGAGTTATAAAGTTAGAAAAATCGGGATTTCTGGATTTATTGGATAGTCCTAAAGCTTGCTTCGATACCACAAGAAGTATTCGGGATTTTTCGAGAACTAGCAGTGATTTTGCAAAGGTTGAATGCAGCGATGAGGCTGAGGATTCAACTGTGCCGGATTTTTTCCTTCTCTTTGAAATTGAAGATACAGGAGTTGGCATTGCTTCCGAAGAATTGGGCAATATTTTTAAGGCTTTTGTGCAAACAGCTTCCGGTCAAAAAATTCAGAAAGGCACGGGTTTAGGATTGAAGATCAGCCGTCAATTTGTCCGCCTGATGGGAGGAGAAATTGTCGTAGAAAGTCAACTGGAACTCGGCACCACTTTTAAATTTGAAATTCCTGTCGGTGCGGTTTATGCTGCCGATATTCCAGATCCGCAACTTAACCGCGAAGTTAGTGGGTTGGAACCCAATCAACCGTGCTATCGGATTTTAATTGTGGACGATCGCGAAGACAACCGCCAACTTTTAGTCAAAATGCTTTCTCCTTTAGGTTTCGGGGTGGAACAAGCCACCAACGGCCAGGAAGCCATAGAATTATGGGAAAATTGGCATCCGCACTTAATTTTGATGGATGTGCGAATGCCGGTGATGGACGGCTACGAAGCTACTAAACAAATTAAGGCCAGAATAAAGCAGAGAGAGCAAGAGCAGCAAGAAAAAGAGGAAATGAATCTGGACGAGCCCGAATCCCCGATTCCGAAGATTATTGCTTTGACAGCTAGTACAATTGAAGGGAGACAAGCGTTTGCTTTATTGGTCGGCTGCGACGATTTTATTAGCAAACCTTTCCGCAAAACAGATATATTTGATACCATCAACAAACATTTGGGGGTGAAGTATCTCTACTCTAACTCAACGGACTTTATCTCAATAGGCGATCGAAATAATTTATCTAGCTCGCTCCCTAATGCTGCGCTTGCTTATTTACCTACACTTCCCGCAGAATGGATAGACAACATGAAGCAGGTAATCCGCAGTGCTGATTTTGACTTAATTGTCAGGACAATCGACGAAATAAGGGATCCTCATCCTGAATTGGCGGAAATCCTCCAGGGTCATCTGGATAATTTTGATTACCAGAAAATTCTCAATTTAATTGCCGAGGCGGAGGAATCAGATAATGCAGATGAAGGCGGAACAAACTGA
- a CDS encoding hybrid sensor histidine kinase/response regulator — MTSTLPKTNRANILVVDDTPENLRLLAGILSEKGYQVRPVPNGKLALSAAQKIPPDLVLLDIMMPEMDGYQVCQQLKASEITKDIPVIFISAINDVLDKVKAFAVGGVDFITKPFQVEEVLARIETHLKICSLQQTLQEKNQDLATAIHQLQATQEHLIQSEKMAALGQLIAGIAHEINTPLGIIGSSINNIANFSDDFLEKFPQIYQELSDESKAYFLALLYRATHQKVLFTSREKRKFKQQLTGDLMAESVENSEEIADTLVDMEIYDKIEEFLPLFKSPDWEVVLNSAYQFASFKKSISLIQRATAKSGKVVFALKTYAHFDSKPEKVQANLHDGIETVLTLYQNQLKHGIEVVKNYGDLPEIMCYPDDLNQVWTNLVHNALQAMDYKGILTIETRQQEANIFLKFTDNGKGIPSEVIPKIFQPFFTTKSAGEGSGLGLDIVRKIVEKHEGTIAVDSVPGQTTFTVSLPIY, encoded by the coding sequence ATGACTTCAACTTTACCTAAAACCAATCGAGCTAATATTTTAGTAGTGGACGATACGCCAGAAAACCTGCGGTTGCTGGCCGGAATTTTGAGCGAAAAAGGCTATCAAGTTCGCCCGGTTCCCAACGGCAAGCTAGCATTGTCTGCTGCTCAAAAAATACCCCCGGATCTAGTGCTGCTGGATATTATGATGCCGGAAATGGACGGCTATCAAGTTTGCCAGCAACTCAAAGCTTCTGAAATTACAAAAGACATTCCTGTTATTTTTATTAGTGCAATCAATGACGTGCTGGATAAAGTTAAAGCTTTTGCAGTTGGCGGAGTTGATTTTATTACTAAACCGTTTCAGGTTGAAGAAGTTTTAGCACGGATAGAAACTCATTTAAAAATTTGTTCACTGCAACAAACTTTGCAAGAAAAAAATCAAGATTTAGCAACGGCGATCCACCAACTGCAAGCCACCCAAGAGCATTTGATTCAATCGGAAAAAATGGCAGCCCTGGGACAACTGATTGCCGGCATTGCCCACGAAATCAATACTCCCCTGGGCATTATAGGTTCTTCTATTAATAATATAGCTAATTTTTCAGACGATTTTTTAGAGAAATTTCCTCAAATTTATCAAGAACTTTCTGACGAAAGCAAAGCTTATTTTTTAGCTTTACTGTACAGAGCAACCCATCAAAAAGTTTTATTCACTAGCAGAGAAAAACGCAAATTCAAGCAGCAGTTGACGGGAGATTTGATGGCAGAATCTGTTGAAAATTCCGAGGAAATTGCGGATACTTTAGTTGACATGGAAATCTACGATAAAATAGAAGAGTTCTTGCCGCTTTTCAAATCGCCGGATTGGGAAGTAGTTTTAAATAGTGCTTACCAGTTTGCGAGCTTTAAAAAAAGTATTAGCCTGATCCAAAGAGCAACAGCGAAGTCTGGGAAAGTAGTATTTGCCTTAAAAACCTACGCTCATTTTGATAGCAAACCAGAAAAAGTCCAGGCGAACTTGCACGATGGCATTGAAACGGTGTTAACCCTTTATCAAAATCAACTGAAACACGGTATAGAAGTAGTGAAAAATTATGGAGATTTACCCGAAATTATGTGCTATCCCGATGACTTAAATCAAGTTTGGACGAATCTCGTTCATAATGCCCTGCAAGCAATGGATTATAAAGGTATTTTGACGATTGAAACTCGGCAGCAAGAGGCAAATATTTTTCTCAAGTTTACTGATAACGGTAAAGGTATTCCCTCAGAAGTTATTCCCAAAATTTTTCAGCCCTTTTTTACGACTAAATCTGCGGGCGAAGGTAGCGGTTTGGGATTGGATATTGTCAGAAAAATTGTGGAAAAACACGAAGGTACAATTGCTGTAGATTCTGTACCGGGGCAGACAACTTTTACAGTCTCGCTACCAATTTATTAA